In Sphaerospermopsis torques-reginae ITEP-024, the genomic window CCTGGGCGCACTATAGATTCAAGTTAATTATTAAACATCAAGCATTAAAGCGTGGTTGCGTAATACTTGATGTTAGTGAAGCCCATACATCTAAAACTTGTGGTGTATGTGGACATCAGCACTCTAAATTAGGCGGCTCTAAGGTGCATCAATGCCCGAATTGTGGAGCGCAAACACCAAGAGATGCTAACGGCGCACGTAATATTATGTTGCGTGCTTTGAGGGATTCCTCCTTTACTGTCAGTAATGATGGTATTGCTATCGTTACAGTTCGAGCTTTGTCAATCAATGCTCAGAAATGTTCAGCGTAAATGAATCAGAGAAACTTAAATGGTGAATGTAGTTTCTGCGAACTGGGAGAATATGGCAACTCCACCAGTGAAGCAAAACCGGATGATTGCGGCCATTGATATCGGCACTAATTCTTTGCACATGGTAATAGTCAGGATTGAACCGACACTACCAGCTTTTACAATGATTGCCAAAGAAAAAGAAACAGTGAGATTAGGCGATCGCAATTTAGAAACGGGAGAATTAAAACCAGAAGTGATCAAAAAAGCGATCGCTTGTTTAGGACGTTTCCAAGCACTAGCCAAAAGTCTCGAAGCAGAAAGCATTATTGCCGTTGCTACTAGCGCCGTCCGTGAAGCACCTAATGGTAGAGAATTTCTACACCAAGTAGAAACCGAATTAGGTTTAAGTGTAGACTTAATTTCTGGTCAGGAAGAAGCGCGACGCATTTATTTAGGTGTGCTTTCTGGCATGGAATTTAATCACCAACCACATATAATTATTGATATTGGTGGTGGTTCTACAGAAATCATTTTAGGCGACTCGGAAGAACCCCACAGTCTCACCAGTACAAAAGTTGGTGCAGTGCGACTCACTGGGGAGTTTATCACCACTGATCCCATCAATGATACTGAGTTTCAATATTTGCAAGCATACGCACGGGGAATGTTAGAACGTTCTGTAGAAGACGTACTTTCTAAACTCCAACCTGGTGAAATTCCCAAGTTAGTAGGAACATCCGGCACAATTGAAACTATAGCCATGATTAATGCTAGGGAAAAGATGGGTGTAATACCTTCTACCCTCAACGGTTATCAATTTAGCTTTGAGGACTTGCGGACTTGGGTAACGCGCTTGCGACGCATGAATAGCGTAGAACGGGCAGCCATTTCAGGAATGCCAGAAAGACGGTCAGAAGTAATACTTTCTGGGGCAGTAATATTACAGGAAGCCATGACGCTGTTGGGTGTAGACTCAGTGACACTGTGTGAACGTTCCCTGCGGGAAGGTGTGATAGTAGATTGGATGCTGACACATGGTTTAATAGCAGATAAACTGCGCTATCAAGGTTCAGTTCGAGAACGCAATGTTCTGAAAATTGCCAAAAAATACCAAGTTAACCTAGAACATAGCGATCGCGTTGCTAAATTTGCATTAAGTTTATTTGATCAAACTCAGGGAAAACTACATCCTTGGGGTAAAGACGAAAGACAATTACTTTGGGCTGCTGCAATTTTACACAATTGTGGTCACTACATCAGCCATTCTGCACACCACAAACATTCATACTACCTAATTAGAAATGGTGAATTACTTGGTTATAACGAAACCGATATCGAAATCATTGCTAATTTAGCCCGTTATCACCGCAAATCACCACCCAAGAAAAAGCACGAAAATTACCGGAATTTATTGCATAAAGAACATAAACAAATGATATGTCAACTGAGTGCAATTTTAAGATTAGCAGTGGCTTTAGATAGAAGACAAATCGGCGCAGTATCTCATGTACAGTGTGAATATTTGCCTCATGCAAATCAACTGAAAATGTTAATATTTCCCTCTGACTTAGGTGATAATTGTGCTTTAGAATTGTGGAATTTAGATTACAAAAAAGGAGTTTTTGAACAAGAATTTAGTGTAAAACTAATAGCTAATTTAGTCAATACTAATGTTAAGTTTCCTTAGTTTTTAGGGAACACGGAATAAGGAACAGGGGGAGATGAGGAAATGGGGAGAAATATTTACCTTATGCCTTATGCCTCCTGACTTATGCCTCCTGACTCCTATTTCTAACTAGCAACTCAGATTATTAATTATGAATGATCAATTCTCTCGCATGAATGCGGTACAATCACCAATTATTCCCGTAGTTGGTGAATTAATCAAAAATTCTCCCGGTACAATTTCTTTAGGACAGGGTGTAGTTTACTATAGTCCACCACCAGAAGCAATAGAACTCTTACCAAAATTCCTCAACGATGCCACAAATCATCTCTACAAAGCCGTTACAGGAATACCCGAATTAATTACAGCATTAACAACCAAATTATCAACATTTAACGGCATTGAAATTAACAATCAAAATTGTATTGTTGTCACAGCCGGTAGTAATATGGGCTTTATGAACGCCATTTTAGCCATTACTTCCCCAGGTGACGAAATTATCTTAAATACACCTTATTATTTCAATCATGAAATGGCAATTACAATGGCGGGTTGTCATCCAATTTTAGTGGCAACAGACGAAAATTATCAATTAATTCCTGAAAATATAGCCAAAGCAATTAC contains:
- a CDS encoding zinc ribbon domain-containing protein, translated to MIFHHTQEIGGGDMGRITRLCHHLDNLISHCTQVNAQRRRGMRKAANRMRERIQNLIDEVQKKSANYLTSNYRLIFLPRFETSQMVAKTRRKIKSKTVRSMLTWAHYRFKLIIKHQALKRGCVILDVSEAHTSKTCGVCGHQHSKLGGSKVHQCPNCGAQTPRDANGARNIMLRALRDSSFTVSNDGIAIVTVRALSINAQKCSA
- a CDS encoding Ppx/GppA phosphatase family protein, which codes for MVNVVSANWENMATPPVKQNRMIAAIDIGTNSLHMVIVRIEPTLPAFTMIAKEKETVRLGDRNLETGELKPEVIKKAIACLGRFQALAKSLEAESIIAVATSAVREAPNGREFLHQVETELGLSVDLISGQEEARRIYLGVLSGMEFNHQPHIIIDIGGGSTEIILGDSEEPHSLTSTKVGAVRLTGEFITTDPINDTEFQYLQAYARGMLERSVEDVLSKLQPGEIPKLVGTSGTIETIAMINAREKMGVIPSTLNGYQFSFEDLRTWVTRLRRMNSVERAAISGMPERRSEVILSGAVILQEAMTLLGVDSVTLCERSLREGVIVDWMLTHGLIADKLRYQGSVRERNVLKIAKKYQVNLEHSDRVAKFALSLFDQTQGKLHPWGKDERQLLWAAAILHNCGHYISHSAHHKHSYYLIRNGELLGYNETDIEIIANLARYHRKSPPKKKHENYRNLLHKEHKQMICQLSAILRLAVALDRRQIGAVSHVQCEYLPHANQLKMLIFPSDLGDNCALELWNLDYKKGVFEQEFSVKLIANLVNTNVKFP